One window of Nymphaea colorata isolate Beijing-Zhang1983 chromosome 1, ASM883128v2, whole genome shotgun sequence genomic DNA carries:
- the LOC116250485 gene encoding ras-related protein RABB1c-like — MSYAYLFKYIIIGDTGVGKSCLLLQFTDKRFQPVHDLTIGVEFGARMINIDNKPIKLQIWDTAGQESFRSITRSYYRGAAGALLVYDITRRETFNHLASWLEDARQHANANMTIMLIGNKCDLAHRRAVSTEEGEQFAKEHGLIFMEASAKTAQNVEEAFISTAATIYKKIQEGVFDVSNESYGIKVGFGGGIPATGRDGTVTQGGGCCS; from the exons ATGTCTTACGCATACTTATTCAAGTACATAATCATTGGGGATACAG GTGTTGGTAAATCATGCCTTCTCCTGCAGTTCACTGACAAACGTTTCCAACCTGTGCATGACTTGACAATCGGTGTTGAATTTGGTGCTAGGATGATAAATATTGACAACAAGCCGATCAAACTTCAAATATGGGACACA GCTGGGCAAGAATCTTTCAGATCAATAACTCGATCTTATTACAGAGGAGCTGCTGGTGCTCTTTTGGTTTATGATATTACAAG GAGAGAGACCTTTAACCATCTAGCAAGCTGGTTGGAGGATGCCAGGCAGCACGCAAATGCGAATATGACAATTATGCTGATTGGTAACAAGTGTGATCTTGCACACAGAAGAGCTGTCAGCACCGAAGAAGGTGAACAGTTTGCAAAGGAACATGGTTTGATATTTATGGAGGCATCTGCCAAAACTGCCCAGAATGTTGAGGAG GCCTTCATAAGTACTGCAGCTACCATCTATAAGAAGATTCAAGAAGGTGTCTTTGATGTCTCAAATGAG TCCTACGGAATTAAAGTTGGCTTTGGAGGGGGAATTCCTGCCACCGGAAGAGATGGTACTGTAACACAGGGAGGAGGCTGCTGCAGTTGA
- the LOC126409617 gene encoding ADP,ATP carrier protein 1, mitochondrial-like yields the protein MAEQQRFPSVVQKLSGQSYLYSRISPNVQNRNASMHHMSTMSHVAAVYSNGGLQNALPASPIFVQAPSEKGVAGFMVDFLMGGVSAAVSKTAAAPIERVKLLIQNQDEMIKAGRLSEPYKGIGDCFGRTIKDEGMIALWRGNTANVIRYFPTQALNFAFKDYFKRLFNFKKDRDGYWKWFAGNLASGGAAGASSLLFVYSLDYARTRLANDAKAAKKGGERQFNGLVDVYRKTIKSDGVAGLYRGFNISCVGIIVYRGLYFGMYDSLKPVVLVGQLQDSFLASFLLGWGITIGAGLASYPIDTVRRRMMMTSGEAVKYKSSMDAFSQILKNEGAKSLFKGAGANILRAVAGAGVLAGYDKLQVIVFGKKYGSGGGG from the exons ATGGCCGAGCAGCAGCGATTTCCTTCTGTTGTTCAGAAATTGTCAGGGCAATCATACCTCTACTCGAGAATCTCTCCAAATGTGCAGAACCGAAATGCCAGCATGCATCATATGTCTACCATGAGCCATGTGGCAGCTGTTTATAGCAACGGTGGCTTGCAGAATGCATTGCCTGCCTCTCCGATCTTTGTGCAGGCACCATCAGAGAAAGGGGTTGCTGGGTTCATGGTTGATTTTCTCATGGGTGGTGTCTCTGCTGCAGTTTCAAAAACAGCAGCTGCTCCAATTGAGCGTGTGAAGCTGTTGATTCAGAACCAGGATGAGATGATCAAAGCGGGTCGTCTTTCGGAGCCCTACAAGGGAATTGGTGATTGCTTCGGCCGTACAATCAAGGATGAGGGTATGATCGCACTGTGGAGAGGAAACACCGCCAATGTCATCCGTTACTTTCCTACCCAG GCACTGAACTTTGCTTTCAAGGATTACTTCAAGCGCCTTTTCAACTTCAAGAAGGACAGGGATGGGTACTGGAAATGGTTTGCTGGAAACTTGGCATCTGGTGGAGCGGCCGGTGCCTCTTCTCTGCTGTTTGTGTATTCCTTGGACTACGCCCGTACTCGTCTAGCAAACGATGCAAAGGCTGCGAAGAAGGGAGGGGAAAGGCAATTCAACGGCCTGGTTGACGTGTACAGGAAAACCATTAAGTCGGATGGCGTTGCTGGACTTTACCGTGGGTTCAACATCTCCTGTGTTGGAATCATCGTGTACCGTGGTCTGTACTTTGGAATGTACGATTCCTTGAAGCCCGTGGTGTTGGTCGGACAGCTGCAG GATAGCTTCCTTGCAAGTTTCCTCCTTGGTTGGGGAATCACAATTGGAGCTGGACTGGCATCCTACCCGATTGACACAGTTCGTAGAAGGATGATGATGACCTCTGGGGAGGCTGTGAAGTACAAGAGCTCCATGGATGCCTTCTCCCAAATCTTGAAGAACGAGGGAGCCAAGTCCCTGTTCAAGGGTGCCGGTGCCAACATTTTGCGTGCAGTGGCTGGTGCTGGTGTGCTAGCTGGCTACGACAAGCTGCAGGTTATCGTCTTTGGCAAGAAGTACGGATCCGGAGGCGGGGGCTAA